A genomic window from Candidatus Kouleothrix ribensis includes:
- a CDS encoding glycosyltransferase family 4 protein → MPGQHAPARTLTVYPLPPQLPTNPYLDQLYAPMAAHGIAVRRGRPRHELPQLLLGRGPRLLHLHFFDELTQRPGRVATALRSLALLALLRLLRLCGVRLVWTAHNLAPHEVYWPAWGFVLYRAVARSSDAIIAHSQAARQALEQRYGALPHCRVIPHGNYVGLYGPPRDRAASRVALGLPAHGPVLLNFGALRPYKGLEDLIAAFARQPAGRRGFLLIAGAAKDAAYAAELKRRAAGVAGLRLELRFVPDAELPAYLAAADLVVLPYHALLTSGVLLWALSCARPAVAPGFGPAAELVREGVTGFLFTPGQAGSLDQALARALAHPDLAALGRNGLAAAQAFAWPEIARLTAACYREVLTPAPSE, encoded by the coding sequence GTGCCAGGCCAACATGCCCCCGCTCGTACGCTCACGGTCTACCCGCTGCCACCGCAGCTGCCGACCAACCCCTACCTCGATCAGCTGTACGCGCCGATGGCCGCACACGGCATCGCGGTGCGGCGCGGGCGCCCGCGCCACGAGCTGCCGCAGCTGCTGCTTGGCCGCGGCCCGCGCCTGCTGCACCTGCACTTCTTCGACGAGCTGACCCAGCGGCCGGGCCGCGTGGCCACCGCGCTGCGCAGCCTGGCGCTGCTGGCGCTGCTGCGGCTGCTGCGGCTGTGCGGAGTGCGGCTGGTGTGGACGGCGCACAACCTGGCGCCGCACGAGGTGTACTGGCCGGCCTGGGGCTTTGTGCTCTACCGGGCGGTGGCGCGCTCGAGCGACGCGATCATCGCACATAGCCAGGCCGCGCGGCAGGCGCTCGAGCAGCGCTACGGCGCGCTGCCGCACTGCCGCGTCATCCCGCATGGCAACTACGTCGGGCTGTATGGCCCACCACGCGACCGCGCGGCCAGCCGCGTGGCGCTGGGCCTGCCGGCGCACGGCCCGGTGCTGCTGAACTTCGGCGCGCTGCGGCCTTACAAGGGCCTCGAGGATCTGATCGCTGCGTTTGCCCGCCAGCCGGCCGGCCGGCGCGGCTTCCTGCTGATCGCCGGCGCAGCCAAAGACGCCGCCTACGCCGCCGAGCTGAAGCGCCGGGCTGCCGGAGTTGCGGGCCTGCGGCTCGAGCTACGCTTCGTGCCCGACGCCGAGCTGCCAGCCTACCTGGCCGCCGCCGACCTGGTGGTGCTGCCATACCACGCGCTGCTGACCTCAGGCGTGCTACTGTGGGCGCTCTCGTGCGCGCGCCCGGCGGTCGCGCCCGGCTTCGGGCCGGCGGCCGAGCTGGTGCGTGAAGGCGTGACTGGCTTCCTGTTCACGCCGGGCCAGGCCGGCTCGCTCGACCAGGCGCTCGCGCGGGCACTCGCACACCCCGACCTCGCCGCGCTCGGGCGCAATGGCCTGGCGGCCGCACAGGCCTTCGCGTGGCCAGAGATTGCGCGCCTGACAGCGGCGTGTTACCGCGAGGTGCTGACGCCAGCGCCGTCCGAATAG
- a CDS encoding ABC transporter permease, with translation MADNTDNLVKVPNRPAAEPPIAVAPATQHPHPPAPRQPAPARPAIGLARVAPPLIRIQPSRGWIALQLRELWAYRELIYFLIWRDVKVRYKQTALGAAWAIIQPFFTMVVFALFFGNLGGFNKAVPINYAIYTYAALVPWTFFASGLSQASNSLVGNANLIKKVYFPRLVVPLAAVLSGVIDFVLAFAVLLGMMVYFQVAPTLNIVWLPLLLLLALVTALGVGLWLSALNVEFRDVRYVVPFLIQIWMFASPIAYPGSIVPVQWRTLYALNPMVGVVEGFRWALLGTGTRPGLIGLVSTLAALAILVSGAFYFRRMEKSFADVV, from the coding sequence ATGGCCGACAACACCGACAATCTCGTGAAGGTGCCAAACCGCCCCGCCGCCGAGCCGCCGATCGCGGTGGCCCCAGCCACCCAGCACCCTCACCCGCCCGCCCCACGCCAACCGGCGCCCGCACGCCCGGCAATCGGCCTGGCCAGGGTCGCGCCGCCGCTGATCCGCATCCAGCCCTCGCGCGGCTGGATCGCGCTCCAGCTGCGCGAGCTGTGGGCCTACCGCGAGCTGATCTACTTCCTGATCTGGCGCGATGTCAAGGTGCGCTACAAGCAGACTGCCCTTGGCGCGGCATGGGCGATCATCCAGCCATTTTTCACCATGGTCGTGTTCGCGCTATTCTTCGGCAACCTGGGCGGCTTCAACAAGGCGGTGCCGATCAACTATGCGATCTACACCTATGCGGCGCTGGTACCGTGGACATTCTTCGCCAGCGGGCTGAGCCAGGCCTCGAACAGCCTGGTCGGCAACGCCAACCTGATCAAGAAGGTCTATTTCCCACGGCTGGTGGTGCCGCTGGCGGCGGTGCTCTCGGGCGTGATCGACTTTGTGCTGGCGTTCGCGGTGCTGCTGGGCATGATGGTGTATTTCCAGGTCGCGCCGACGCTGAATATCGTGTGGCTGCCGCTGCTGCTGCTGCTGGCGCTGGTCACCGCGCTGGGCGTGGGGCTGTGGCTCTCGGCGCTGAATGTCGAGTTTCGCGACGTGCGCTACGTGGTGCCGTTTCTGATCCAGATCTGGATGTTCGCCAGCCCGATCGCCTACCCCGGCAGCATCGTGCCCGTGCAGTGGCGCACGCTCTACGCCCTCAACCCGATGGTCGGCGTAGTCGAGGGCTTCCGCTGGGCGCTGCTGGGCACGGGCACCCGGCCAGGGCTGATCGGCCT
- the udk gene encoding uridine kinase has product MGNPPFVIGVAGGSGSGKTTVTAAILERVGRTRIALLPHDSYYHDLSHLPLEQRAQVNLDHPDAFDNTLYLAHLDALIRGEPVAMPTYDFTTYARLPEVVIVAAQPVVLVEGILIFADAQLRSRMSIKLFVDTESDLRIIRRIQRDTTSRGRSFESVIEQYLTSVRPMHLEFVEPSKRYADIIIPIGGLNTVAINMVVATIEQMIAERMKG; this is encoded by the coding sequence ATGGGCAATCCCCCCTTTGTAATCGGTGTCGCGGGCGGCAGCGGCTCGGGCAAAACCACCGTCACCGCCGCGATTTTGGAGCGGGTTGGCCGCACGCGCATCGCGCTGCTGCCGCACGATTCGTACTATCACGATCTTTCGCACCTGCCGCTCGAACAGCGCGCGCAGGTCAACCTCGATCACCCGGATGCGTTCGACAACACGCTGTACCTGGCGCATCTCGACGCCCTGATCAGGGGCGAGCCAGTTGCCATGCCGACCTACGACTTTACCACCTATGCGCGGCTGCCCGAGGTAGTGATCGTGGCCGCGCAGCCAGTGGTGCTGGTTGAAGGCATCCTTATTTTTGCCGATGCCCAGCTACGATCGCGCATGAGTATCAAGCTGTTCGTCGATACCGAAAGCGACCTGCGGATCATTCGGCGCATCCAGCGCGACACCACCAGCCGCGGGCGAAGCTTCGAATCGGTGATCGAGCAGTACCTGACCAGCGTGCGGCCCATGCACCTCGAGTTTGTCGAGCCATCGAAGCGCTACGCCGATATCATCATCCCGATCGGCGGCCTGAACACCGTGGCAATTAATATGGTCGTGGCTACCATCGAGCAGATGATTGCCGAGCGTATGAAGGGGTAG
- a CDS encoding glycosyltransferase family 2 protein — MHPTAANAGAPLVSLIVVTYNSFALAPACLDALAATQYPRYEIIVVDNASADGTPALVAARYPQARLLANAENTGFGRACNQAARAAGGELLVFLNPDVIVTPGWLATLTRHLAAQPDAAIICPTTLYPDEPPPRAATPVAETAAVPGCALMIRRAAWRQLGGFDERFFLYWEDTDLCWRAWLLGWRVLEDFEALVYHARGGSAGSARWDAEATKNSLRTYLKTMRWRRAGPFAAALALKTAAKIVLRRQLDLLGAWRWNWQHLGETLALRRELARARRSDPARLERMIASHVRRGRIARRTRRRQAGS, encoded by the coding sequence ATGCACCCGACTGCCGCCAACGCAGGCGCGCCGCTCGTCTCGCTGATCGTCGTGACCTACAACAGCTTCGCGTTGGCGCCGGCCTGCCTCGACGCGCTGGCCGCAACGCAGTACCCGCGCTACGAGATCATCGTCGTCGATAATGCCTCGGCCGACGGCACGCCCGCGCTCGTAGCCGCACGCTACCCGCAGGCCCGCCTGCTGGCCAACGCCGAGAACACCGGCTTCGGGCGGGCCTGCAACCAGGCCGCGCGCGCGGCCGGTGGCGAGCTGCTGGTGTTCCTCAACCCCGACGTGATCGTGACACCCGGCTGGCTGGCCACGCTAACGCGCCACCTGGCCGCGCAGCCCGACGCCGCAATCATCTGCCCGACCACGCTCTACCCCGACGAGCCGCCGCCACGCGCGGCTACGCCGGTGGCCGAGACGGCGGCGGTGCCGGGCTGCGCGCTCATGATCCGGCGCGCGGCCTGGCGCCAGCTGGGCGGCTTCGACGAGCGCTTCTTCCTGTATTGGGAAGACACCGACCTGTGCTGGCGCGCCTGGCTGCTGGGCTGGCGCGTGCTGGAAGACTTCGAGGCGCTGGTGTACCACGCGCGCGGCGGCAGTGCCGGCAGCGCCCGCTGGGATGCCGAGGCCACCAAGAACAGCCTGCGCACCTACCTCAAGACCATGCGCTGGCGCCGGGCCGGGCCTTTCGCGGCTGCGCTGGCACTGAAAACAGCGGCAAAGATCGTGCTACGCCGCCAGCTCGATCTGCTCGGCGCCTGGCGCTGGAACTGGCAGCACCTGGGCGAGACGCTGGCGCTGCGCCGCGAGCTGGCCCGTGCGCGCCGTAGCGACCCGGCCCGGCTCGAGCGGATGATCGCCAGCCACGTGCGGCGAGGGCGGATCGCGCGGCGTACAAGGCGCCGCCAGGCCGGATCGTGA